A genomic segment from Lasioglossum baleicum chromosome 5, iyLasBale1, whole genome shotgun sequence encodes:
- the LOC143209010 gene encoding glutamate receptor ionotropic, kainate 2 isoform X2, protein MMLVKCLPFVFISCALGFPKKVFIGGLFDNGDEMKRAFETSVQTINKERHGNPEFANVFLGAESNDVETDPYGVAAKVCELMGTGVAGIFGPQNSICSDHVQSICDSMEMPHIYARWEPVQTRGRGINLYPHAETLSRVFDLLITEFEWKSFGILYENTDSLLRVHRLLERVDARGRGAFLYHLGNGPNYRKVMREIKDAEIENIVIDCSIEILAEVLKQAQQVGIMSEKNRVIVTSLDLQTIDLEPYQFSGVNFTGVRLIDPENPLVSGIVEMHKNEWALDDASQLRVEPALMYDAVQLFARAFKRLKDAIKGDVKQLSCNGSLSWEHGYSLTNFMRLSEMEGLTGLIKFDTAGFRSDFQLDVVRVTEDGLKKIGMWNSTNSVEWVTETRPPNSDHELSLQNKTFIVLIAISHPYGMLKKSADMMTGNDRYEGFGIDIIQELSKQLGFNYTFEVQADNAYGSYSKKTKKWNGMLARIMAGEADLAITDLTITAERESAVDFTMPFMNLGISILYRKPQKTPPSLFSFLSPFSAGVWCYLMGAYVSVSLLLFVIGRLCPAEWNNPYPCIEEPEELENQFTFKNSLWFTIGSIMQQGSEIAPIGLSTRMMATSWWFFCLIMVSSYTANLAAFLTVETLVSPFNNVEELAKKKTIKYGAKDDGATYGFFKESSYPTYREMFAYMKANKKEVLTGDNDAGVKKVLTEDYAFLMESSSIEYITERYCNVTQVGGLLDAKSYGIAMKKYSPHRHSLNTAVLRLQQSGLITELKKKWWTQKRGGGKCREDGGGSQAEELGLDNVGGVFLVLSVGVASSFFYTLLELLWDVAVTSRRENVSFIQELLTELKFIIKFNSEPKPVRRRKGSSNRSREDSTRGCTPPYGFIPVIRTSSSDDK, encoded by the exons ATGATGCTGGTCAAGTGTCTCCCATTCGTCTTCATATCGTGTGCCCTGGGATTTCCCAAGAAGGTTTTCATAG GAGGGCTATTTGACAATGGCGACGAGATGAAACGAGCCTTCGAGACGTCCGTGCAAACGATCAACAAAGAACGACACGGAAACCCGGAATTCGCGAATGTGTTTCTCGGCGCGGAATCCAACGACGTCGAAACAGATCCATATGGCGTGGCGGCCAAAG TTTGTGAATTGATGGGGACTGGAGTGGCCGGGATTTTCGGACCCCAGAATAGTATCTGTTCGGATCATGTGCAGAGTATATGCGACTCCATGGAAATGCCACATATTTATGCGAGGTGGGAACCCGTGCAAACTCGAGGAAGAGGAATAAACTTGTACCCCCACGCTGAAACACTGTCTAGG GTTTTCGATCTGTTGATCACCGAATTTGAATGGAAATCGTTTGGCATATTGTACGAGAACACGGACAGCTTGTTACGCGTTCATCGTTTGTTGGAACGTGTGGATGCACGTGGGCGCGGGGCCTTTTTGTATCATTTAGGAAATGGTCCCAATTACAG GAAGGTGATGCGAGAGATAAAAGATGCGGAAATCGAGAACATTGTGATTGATTGTTCAATCGAAATTCTTGCAGAGGTGCTGAAACAGGCGCAGCAAGTTGGCATTATGTCGGAGAAGAACAGAGTCATAGTGACTTCTCTG GATCTTCAAACGATAGATCTCGAACCGTATCAATTTTCCGGGGTTAATTTCACCGGGGTTCGACTGATAGATCCTGAGAACCCTCTGGTATCAGGCATCGTGGAAATGCACAAGAATGAATGGGCTTTAGATGATGCGTCTCAGTTACGCGTTGAGCCTGCTCTCATGTACGACGCGGTGCAACTTTTCGCGAGAGCCTTCAAGCGTTTAAAGGACGCTATTAAGGGCGACGTGAAACAATTATCCTGCAACGGCAGTTTAAGCTGGGAGCATGGCTACAGTCTCACCAACTTTATGCGTCTC AGCGAAATGGAAGGTTTGACCGGTTTGATTAAGTTCGACACGGCTGGGTTCCGCAGCGATTTCCAGTTGGACGTGGTGCGCGTGACGGAAGACGGCTTGAAGAAGATCGGAATGTGGAACAGCACGAACAGCGTCGAATGGGTGACGGAAACTCGTCCTCCGAACTCAGACCACGAACTCAGTTTGCAGAATAAAACGTTCATCGTCTTGATAGCCATC AGCCATCCTTACGGCATGCTGAAGAAATCCGCGGATATGATGACCGGAAATGACCGTTACGAAGGATTCGGAATCGATATCATTCAGGAGCTCAGCAAGCAACTCGGCTTTAATTACACATTCGAAGTGCAAGCTGATAACGCGTACGGATCCTATTCGAAGAAGACGAAAAAATGGAATGGGATGCTCGCAAGAATTATGGCTGGT GAGGCCGATCTGGCCATTACCGATCTGACAATTACCGCGGAACGAGAGAGTGCGGTCGATTTTACGATGCCTTTTATGAATTTAG GAATAAGTATTCTGTATCGAAAGCCGCAGAAGACACCGCCTAGTCTCTTCTCGTTTTTGTCGCCATTTTCCGCTGGGGTCTGGTGTTATTTGATGGGAGCTTACGTATCTGTCTCACTGCTGCTGTTCGTGATCGGCAGACTCTGTCCTGCTGAGTGGAACAACCCTTATCCATGTATAGAGGAGCCAGAAGAGTTGGAGAATCAATTCACTTTCAAGAATTCCCTGTGGTTCACGATCGGTAGTATTATGCAGCAAGGTTCCGAAATAGCACCCAT TGGACTGTCAACGCGGATGATGGCTACTTCCTGGTGGTTCTTCTGCCTGATCATGGTATCTTCGTACACTGCCAATTTGGCGGCTTTTTTGACAGTCGAAACATTGGTATCGCCATTTAACAACGTCGAAGAGCTGGCCAAGAAGAAAACGATCAAGTACGGCGCTAAAGATGATGGAGCCACCTACGGATTCTTCAAA GAATCCAGCTACCCGACGTACCGGGAGATGTTCGCATACATGAAAGCCAACAAAAAAGAGGTCCTGACGGGGGACAACGACGCTGGTGTGAAGAAGGTCCTGACGGAAGACTATGCTTTCTTGATGGAGTCCAGCTCGATCGAGTACATCACCGAGAGATACTGCAACGTAACGCAGGTCGGTGGACTCCTGGACGCAAAGAGTTATGGGATCGCAATGAAAAAAT ATTCTCCTCATCGCCATTCGTTAAACACTGCCGTGTTGAGGCTGCAGCAGAGTGGTTTGATCACAGAGCTGAAGAAAAAATGGTGGACGCAGAAACGAGGAGGAGGAAAATGTCGG GAGGATGGCGGCGGTAGTCAAGCCGAAGAACTGGGTCTTGATAACGTAGGAGGCGTCTTCTTAGTATTGAGCGTGGGCGTCGCGTCGAGCTTCTTTTACACTCTATTAGAGCTTCTTTGGGATGTTGCTGTCACATCCAGACGTGAAAAC GTTTCGTTCATACAAGAACTGCTGACTGAGCTGAAGTTCATTATAAAGTTTAACAGCGAGCCGAAACCGGTGCGAAGAAGAAAAGGATCTTCGAACAGAAGCAGAGAAGATAGTACAAGAGGTTGCACACCTCCTTACGGTTTCATACCTGTGATTAGAACGTCGAGCTCTGACGACAAGTGA
- the LOC143209010 gene encoding glutamate receptor ionotropic, kainate 2 isoform X1: MMLVKCLPFVFISCALGFPKKVFIGGLFDNGDEMKRAFETSVQTINKERHGNPEFANVFLGAESNDVETDPYGVAAKVCELMGTGVAGIFGPQNSICSDHVQSICDSMEMPHIYARWEPVQTRGRGINLYPHAETLSRVFDLLITEFEWKSFGILYENTDSLLRVHRLLERVDARGRGAFLYHLGNGPNYRKVMREIKDAEIENIVIDCSIEILAEVLKQAQQVGIMSEKNRVIVTSLDLQTIDLEPYQFSGVNFTGVRLIDPENPLVSGIVEMHKNEWALDDASQLRVEPALMYDAVQLFARAFKRLKDAIKGDVKQLSCNGSLSWEHGYSLTNFMRLSEMEGLTGLIKFDTAGFRSDFQLDVVRVTEDGLKKIGMWNSTNSVEWVTETRPPNSDHELSLQNKTFIVLIAISHPYGMLKKSADMMTGNDRYEGFGIDIIQELSKQLGFNYTFEVQADNAYGSYSKKTKKWNGMLARIMAGEADLAITDLTITAERESAVDFTMPFMNLGISILYRKPQKTPPSLFSFLSPFSAGVWCYLMGAYVSVSLLLFVIGRLCPAEWNNPYPCIEEPEELENQFTFKNSLWFTIGSIMQQGSEIAPIGLSTRMMATSWWFFCLIMVSSYTANLAAFLTVETLVSPFNNVEELAKKKTIKYGAKDDGATYGFFKSYAHSKESSYPTYREMFAYMKANKKEVLTGDNDAGVKKVLTEDYAFLMESSSIEYITERYCNVTQVGGLLDAKSYGIAMKKYSPHRHSLNTAVLRLQQSGLITELKKKWWTQKRGGGKCREDGGGSQAEELGLDNVGGVFLVLSVGVASSFFYTLLELLWDVAVTSRRENVSFIQELLTELKFIIKFNSEPKPVRRRKGSSNRSREDSTRGCTPPYGFIPVIRTSSSDDK; the protein is encoded by the exons ATGATGCTGGTCAAGTGTCTCCCATTCGTCTTCATATCGTGTGCCCTGGGATTTCCCAAGAAGGTTTTCATAG GAGGGCTATTTGACAATGGCGACGAGATGAAACGAGCCTTCGAGACGTCCGTGCAAACGATCAACAAAGAACGACACGGAAACCCGGAATTCGCGAATGTGTTTCTCGGCGCGGAATCCAACGACGTCGAAACAGATCCATATGGCGTGGCGGCCAAAG TTTGTGAATTGATGGGGACTGGAGTGGCCGGGATTTTCGGACCCCAGAATAGTATCTGTTCGGATCATGTGCAGAGTATATGCGACTCCATGGAAATGCCACATATTTATGCGAGGTGGGAACCCGTGCAAACTCGAGGAAGAGGAATAAACTTGTACCCCCACGCTGAAACACTGTCTAGG GTTTTCGATCTGTTGATCACCGAATTTGAATGGAAATCGTTTGGCATATTGTACGAGAACACGGACAGCTTGTTACGCGTTCATCGTTTGTTGGAACGTGTGGATGCACGTGGGCGCGGGGCCTTTTTGTATCATTTAGGAAATGGTCCCAATTACAG GAAGGTGATGCGAGAGATAAAAGATGCGGAAATCGAGAACATTGTGATTGATTGTTCAATCGAAATTCTTGCAGAGGTGCTGAAACAGGCGCAGCAAGTTGGCATTATGTCGGAGAAGAACAGAGTCATAGTGACTTCTCTG GATCTTCAAACGATAGATCTCGAACCGTATCAATTTTCCGGGGTTAATTTCACCGGGGTTCGACTGATAGATCCTGAGAACCCTCTGGTATCAGGCATCGTGGAAATGCACAAGAATGAATGGGCTTTAGATGATGCGTCTCAGTTACGCGTTGAGCCTGCTCTCATGTACGACGCGGTGCAACTTTTCGCGAGAGCCTTCAAGCGTTTAAAGGACGCTATTAAGGGCGACGTGAAACAATTATCCTGCAACGGCAGTTTAAGCTGGGAGCATGGCTACAGTCTCACCAACTTTATGCGTCTC AGCGAAATGGAAGGTTTGACCGGTTTGATTAAGTTCGACACGGCTGGGTTCCGCAGCGATTTCCAGTTGGACGTGGTGCGCGTGACGGAAGACGGCTTGAAGAAGATCGGAATGTGGAACAGCACGAACAGCGTCGAATGGGTGACGGAAACTCGTCCTCCGAACTCAGACCACGAACTCAGTTTGCAGAATAAAACGTTCATCGTCTTGATAGCCATC AGCCATCCTTACGGCATGCTGAAGAAATCCGCGGATATGATGACCGGAAATGACCGTTACGAAGGATTCGGAATCGATATCATTCAGGAGCTCAGCAAGCAACTCGGCTTTAATTACACATTCGAAGTGCAAGCTGATAACGCGTACGGATCCTATTCGAAGAAGACGAAAAAATGGAATGGGATGCTCGCAAGAATTATGGCTGGT GAGGCCGATCTGGCCATTACCGATCTGACAATTACCGCGGAACGAGAGAGTGCGGTCGATTTTACGATGCCTTTTATGAATTTAG GAATAAGTATTCTGTATCGAAAGCCGCAGAAGACACCGCCTAGTCTCTTCTCGTTTTTGTCGCCATTTTCCGCTGGGGTCTGGTGTTATTTGATGGGAGCTTACGTATCTGTCTCACTGCTGCTGTTCGTGATCGGCAGACTCTGTCCTGCTGAGTGGAACAACCCTTATCCATGTATAGAGGAGCCAGAAGAGTTGGAGAATCAATTCACTTTCAAGAATTCCCTGTGGTTCACGATCGGTAGTATTATGCAGCAAGGTTCCGAAATAGCACCCAT TGGACTGTCAACGCGGATGATGGCTACTTCCTGGTGGTTCTTCTGCCTGATCATGGTATCTTCGTACACTGCCAATTTGGCGGCTTTTTTGACAGTCGAAACATTGGTATCGCCATTTAACAACGTCGAAGAGCTGGCCAAGAAGAAAACGATCAAGTACGGCGCTAAAGATGATGGAGCCACCTACGGATTCTTCAAA AGTTATGCTCATTCCAAGGAATCCAGCTACCCGACGTACCGGGAGATGTTCGCATACATGAAAGCCAACAAAAAAGAGGTCCTGACGGGGGACAACGACGCTGGTGTGAAGAAGGTCCTGACGGAAGACTATGCTTTCTTGATGGAGTCCAGCTCGATCGAGTACATCACCGAGAGATACTGCAACGTAACGCAGGTCGGTGGACTCCTGGACGCAAAGAGTTATGGGATCGCAATGAAAAAAT ATTCTCCTCATCGCCATTCGTTAAACACTGCCGTGTTGAGGCTGCAGCAGAGTGGTTTGATCACAGAGCTGAAGAAAAAATGGTGGACGCAGAAACGAGGAGGAGGAAAATGTCGG GAGGATGGCGGCGGTAGTCAAGCCGAAGAACTGGGTCTTGATAACGTAGGAGGCGTCTTCTTAGTATTGAGCGTGGGCGTCGCGTCGAGCTTCTTTTACACTCTATTAGAGCTTCTTTGGGATGTTGCTGTCACATCCAGACGTGAAAAC GTTTCGTTCATACAAGAACTGCTGACTGAGCTGAAGTTCATTATAAAGTTTAACAGCGAGCCGAAACCGGTGCGAAGAAGAAAAGGATCTTCGAACAGAAGCAGAGAAGATAGTACAAGAGGTTGCACACCTCCTTACGGTTTCATACCTGTGATTAGAACGTCGAGCTCTGACGACAAGTGA
- the LOC143209010 gene encoding glutamate receptor ionotropic, kainate 2 isoform X3 — translation MGTGVAGIFGPQNSICSDHVQSICDSMEMPHIYARWEPVQTRGRGINLYPHAETLSRVFDLLITEFEWKSFGILYENTDSLLRVHRLLERVDARGRGAFLYHLGNGPNYRKVMREIKDAEIENIVIDCSIEILAEVLKQAQQVGIMSEKNRVIVTSLDLQTIDLEPYQFSGVNFTGVRLIDPENPLVSGIVEMHKNEWALDDASQLRVEPALMYDAVQLFARAFKRLKDAIKGDVKQLSCNGSLSWEHGYSLTNFMRLSEMEGLTGLIKFDTAGFRSDFQLDVVRVTEDGLKKIGMWNSTNSVEWVTETRPPNSDHELSLQNKTFIVLIAISHPYGMLKKSADMMTGNDRYEGFGIDIIQELSKQLGFNYTFEVQADNAYGSYSKKTKKWNGMLARIMAGEADLAITDLTITAERESAVDFTMPFMNLGISILYRKPQKTPPSLFSFLSPFSAGVWCYLMGAYVSVSLLLFVIGRLCPAEWNNPYPCIEEPEELENQFTFKNSLWFTIGSIMQQGSEIAPIGLSTRMMATSWWFFCLIMVSSYTANLAAFLTVETLVSPFNNVEELAKKKTIKYGAKDDGATYGFFKSYAHSKESSYPTYREMFAYMKANKKEVLTGDNDAGVKKVLTEDYAFLMESSSIEYITERYCNVTQVGGLLDAKSYGIAMKKYSPHRHSLNTAVLRLQQSGLITELKKKWWTQKRGGGKCREDGGGSQAEELGLDNVGGVFLVLSVGVASSFFYTLLELLWDVAVTSRRENVSFIQELLTELKFIIKFNSEPKPVRRRKGSSNRSREDSTRGCTPPYGFIPVIRTSSSDDK, via the exons ATGGGGACTGGAGTGGCCGGGATTTTCGGACCCCAGAATAGTATCTGTTCGGATCATGTGCAGAGTATATGCGACTCCATGGAAATGCCACATATTTATGCGAGGTGGGAACCCGTGCAAACTCGAGGAAGAGGAATAAACTTGTACCCCCACGCTGAAACACTGTCTAGG GTTTTCGATCTGTTGATCACCGAATTTGAATGGAAATCGTTTGGCATATTGTACGAGAACACGGACAGCTTGTTACGCGTTCATCGTTTGTTGGAACGTGTGGATGCACGTGGGCGCGGGGCCTTTTTGTATCATTTAGGAAATGGTCCCAATTACAG GAAGGTGATGCGAGAGATAAAAGATGCGGAAATCGAGAACATTGTGATTGATTGTTCAATCGAAATTCTTGCAGAGGTGCTGAAACAGGCGCAGCAAGTTGGCATTATGTCGGAGAAGAACAGAGTCATAGTGACTTCTCTG GATCTTCAAACGATAGATCTCGAACCGTATCAATTTTCCGGGGTTAATTTCACCGGGGTTCGACTGATAGATCCTGAGAACCCTCTGGTATCAGGCATCGTGGAAATGCACAAGAATGAATGGGCTTTAGATGATGCGTCTCAGTTACGCGTTGAGCCTGCTCTCATGTACGACGCGGTGCAACTTTTCGCGAGAGCCTTCAAGCGTTTAAAGGACGCTATTAAGGGCGACGTGAAACAATTATCCTGCAACGGCAGTTTAAGCTGGGAGCATGGCTACAGTCTCACCAACTTTATGCGTCTC AGCGAAATGGAAGGTTTGACCGGTTTGATTAAGTTCGACACGGCTGGGTTCCGCAGCGATTTCCAGTTGGACGTGGTGCGCGTGACGGAAGACGGCTTGAAGAAGATCGGAATGTGGAACAGCACGAACAGCGTCGAATGGGTGACGGAAACTCGTCCTCCGAACTCAGACCACGAACTCAGTTTGCAGAATAAAACGTTCATCGTCTTGATAGCCATC AGCCATCCTTACGGCATGCTGAAGAAATCCGCGGATATGATGACCGGAAATGACCGTTACGAAGGATTCGGAATCGATATCATTCAGGAGCTCAGCAAGCAACTCGGCTTTAATTACACATTCGAAGTGCAAGCTGATAACGCGTACGGATCCTATTCGAAGAAGACGAAAAAATGGAATGGGATGCTCGCAAGAATTATGGCTGGT GAGGCCGATCTGGCCATTACCGATCTGACAATTACCGCGGAACGAGAGAGTGCGGTCGATTTTACGATGCCTTTTATGAATTTAG GAATAAGTATTCTGTATCGAAAGCCGCAGAAGACACCGCCTAGTCTCTTCTCGTTTTTGTCGCCATTTTCCGCTGGGGTCTGGTGTTATTTGATGGGAGCTTACGTATCTGTCTCACTGCTGCTGTTCGTGATCGGCAGACTCTGTCCTGCTGAGTGGAACAACCCTTATCCATGTATAGAGGAGCCAGAAGAGTTGGAGAATCAATTCACTTTCAAGAATTCCCTGTGGTTCACGATCGGTAGTATTATGCAGCAAGGTTCCGAAATAGCACCCAT TGGACTGTCAACGCGGATGATGGCTACTTCCTGGTGGTTCTTCTGCCTGATCATGGTATCTTCGTACACTGCCAATTTGGCGGCTTTTTTGACAGTCGAAACATTGGTATCGCCATTTAACAACGTCGAAGAGCTGGCCAAGAAGAAAACGATCAAGTACGGCGCTAAAGATGATGGAGCCACCTACGGATTCTTCAAA AGTTATGCTCATTCCAAGGAATCCAGCTACCCGACGTACCGGGAGATGTTCGCATACATGAAAGCCAACAAAAAAGAGGTCCTGACGGGGGACAACGACGCTGGTGTGAAGAAGGTCCTGACGGAAGACTATGCTTTCTTGATGGAGTCCAGCTCGATCGAGTACATCACCGAGAGATACTGCAACGTAACGCAGGTCGGTGGACTCCTGGACGCAAAGAGTTATGGGATCGCAATGAAAAAAT ATTCTCCTCATCGCCATTCGTTAAACACTGCCGTGTTGAGGCTGCAGCAGAGTGGTTTGATCACAGAGCTGAAGAAAAAATGGTGGACGCAGAAACGAGGAGGAGGAAAATGTCGG GAGGATGGCGGCGGTAGTCAAGCCGAAGAACTGGGTCTTGATAACGTAGGAGGCGTCTTCTTAGTATTGAGCGTGGGCGTCGCGTCGAGCTTCTTTTACACTCTATTAGAGCTTCTTTGGGATGTTGCTGTCACATCCAGACGTGAAAAC GTTTCGTTCATACAAGAACTGCTGACTGAGCTGAAGTTCATTATAAAGTTTAACAGCGAGCCGAAACCGGTGCGAAGAAGAAAAGGATCTTCGAACAGAAGCAGAGAAGATAGTACAAGAGGTTGCACACCTCCTTACGGTTTCATACCTGTGATTAGAACGTCGAGCTCTGACGACAAGTGA